TAAATCCGACTGCACAAAGCACAGAAACTTAGAAGCAAAAGAATGATGATCTCAATGAAAATCGTCCTCCATTATTCAAGCTAGTAGCAGAGAGATCCGAAacaaaaagattataaaataataatataacctCATCTCTAAGCCTTTGTCACCATTATTGCCAAACATGCTTATTAACATTCAGTAATGGAGGGGTCAAATCCCAAGATTCTTCATGTGTCCCCACCTCTCCGTTTCTTTCATCAACAACACCCTTTTAACTCTATATAACCCACTCTCAATGCTCATTTCTTTTCATCAAAACCTTAGCCTTCTATAACTTTCCTCCTTTTCAATCACTTGCATATATTCTTTGCTATTCCAATGGCCACTGTTGAGGTAACTCCATTCAATCCTTCCCTATAGTATATTTTGCAGCAATACATTAACCAACGATTATGAAGTAAAGAAGAgcaagaagtgttgaaactgcaCTCCTACCACCTTattatgttgttgttgttgttttctcaGCAGAGTTAAAGTTAGGATTTTGAtaaacaaaatatgaattttcatctgaataaattgtttttgttaGGTTGTATCAGCAAAGGTTGCCCTTCCAGAGGACAAGATAGAGGCATCATTGAAGGGTGACGAggcaaagaaagaagaaattgcTGCAACTCCAACACCAACACAAGCAGCAGAGTCTGTCACTGAGAAAACCAACGAGGCCCCAGAAGCAGCAGCCTCAGAAGACAAGCCCTCGGTCGAAGTTGAGACTAAAGAAGTGGCAGAAGAGGTTACAGAAGAGGTTGCAGAAGAGCCAACAGTTGAGAAGACGGAAGAGGAAACTTCAAAGGAAGAAGCCGAGAcagaagaagcaaaagaaaatgCTGATCCCGATGAGGTGAAAACAGCAGAAGCTGTGACAGTGACAGAGACTGAGAAAGAAGATGATGGTGT
This window of the Vigna angularis cultivar LongXiaoDou No.4 chromosome 7, ASM1680809v1, whole genome shotgun sequence genome carries:
- the LOC108337641 gene encoding fruit protein pKIWI501, with product MATVEVVSAKVALPEDKIEASLKGDEAKKEEIAATPTPTQAAESVTEKTNEAPEAAASEDKPSVEVETKEVAEEVTEEVAEEPTVEKTEEETSKEEAETEEAKENADPDEVKTAEAVTVTETEKEDDGVAKEEVKTESPEGKSEEEKVETEGSDEKKEEEVIAEGEKSEEVAVTEAPSETTE